The Gaiellales bacterium genome has a window encoding:
- a CDS encoding ABC transporter substrate-binding protein, with protein MRPARTLLGAAGVLAVALAAACGGGGGGGSSGASSSGSHSPVTLTVWHQYAQEEAKPFENGIAAFEKQYPWIHVKLELQPNPDQDTFDPNLIAAIKGGNAPDVAVGFTPQYAGQYCSSGLWEDLKPFMQKDHMSISDFAPATQSYTNIDGKQCALPSLTDAYGLYYNAAMFKKAGITSPPQTMDELAADAKRLTVKNPDGSIKVAGFVPLNLWEELDIADIGHAFGAQWFDSSGKAQLATDPAWTQAFEWQKSLVDWYGYSNLQKFYATYTNSEFNPTNAFETGKVAMVFDGEWRTAFIRREHPNLPYGTAPFPAADPSLYGSGRVGGTIVGIPEGSKHPQEAWDLVKFLATDTPYLVSLANELGNVPTTKASGDSPDLHLGAQFKTFVDIWNNPKSSMYPPLLPTGAGYAQLADDFDAKWQAGNISNLQQGLQQLDTNIDNQIQQGETP; from the coding sequence ATGAGACCAGCAAGAACACTGCTCGGCGCCGCGGGCGTGCTCGCGGTCGCCCTGGCGGCCGCATGCGGCGGAGGCGGAGGCGGAGGCTCGAGCGGAGCGAGTTCGAGCGGCTCGCACTCGCCGGTCACACTGACCGTCTGGCACCAGTACGCCCAGGAGGAGGCGAAGCCGTTCGAGAACGGCATCGCGGCGTTCGAGAAGCAGTACCCCTGGATCCATGTGAAGCTCGAGCTCCAGCCGAACCCCGACCAGGATACGTTCGACCCCAACCTGATCGCCGCCATCAAGGGCGGGAATGCGCCTGACGTCGCCGTCGGGTTCACCCCGCAGTACGCCGGCCAGTACTGCTCGAGCGGCCTCTGGGAAGACCTGAAGCCCTTCATGCAGAAGGACCACATGTCGATCTCGGACTTCGCCCCGGCCACGCAGAGCTACACGAACATCGACGGGAAGCAGTGCGCGCTGCCGTCGCTGACCGACGCGTACGGCCTCTACTACAACGCCGCCATGTTCAAGAAGGCGGGCATCACCTCGCCGCCGCAGACGATGGACGAGCTCGCCGCCGACGCGAAGAGGCTCACGGTGAAGAACCCCGACGGCTCGATCAAGGTGGCCGGCTTCGTCCCGCTGAACCTGTGGGAGGAGCTCGACATCGCCGACATCGGCCACGCGTTCGGCGCCCAGTGGTTCGACTCGAGCGGCAAGGCCCAGCTCGCGACCGATCCGGCCTGGACGCAGGCGTTCGAGTGGCAGAAGTCGCTCGTCGACTGGTACGGCTACTCGAACCTGCAGAAGTTCTACGCGACGTACACGAACTCCGAGTTCAACCCCACGAACGCCTTCGAGACCGGCAAGGTGGCGATGGTGTTCGACGGCGAGTGGCGCACGGCCTTCATCCGCCGCGAGCACCCCAACCTGCCTTACGGGACGGCGCCCTTCCCGGCGGCGGATCCCTCGCTCTACGGCTCCGGCCGCGTCGGCGGCACGATCGTCGGCATCCCCGAGGGCTCGAAGCACCCGCAGGAGGCGTGGGATCTCGTGAAGTTCCTGGCCACCGACACGCCCTACCTCGTCTCGCTTGCGAACGAGCTCGGCAACGTGCCGACGACGAAGGCGTCGGGTGACTCGCCTGACCTCCACCTCGGCGCGCAGTTCAAGACGTTCGTGGACATCTGGAACAACCCGAAGTCGTCCATGTACCCGCCGCTCCTGCCAACCGGGGCCGGCTATGCCCAATTGGCAGACGACTTCGACGCCAAATGGCAGGCGGGGAACATCTCGAACCTCCAGCAGGGCCTGCAACAGCTCGACACCAACATCGACAACCAGATCCAGCAGGGGG
- a CDS encoding ROK family transcriptional regulator produces MSGKFPYSGEAAPEFAAGTPSLLRAINERSLLELIRRDGAMSRAEAARRSGLSKPTVSQALSGLEDAGLVHQSGRARGPKGPGAVVYSLNPESGWVVGIDVGSHWVRAALADITGTVRARRDERAQRSTAATVAQISALAHGLARERGIDWTRITHATVGLPGVLDPSATHLALSPNLPGGKQGLLEAIAAELGSKVTFDNDVNLAALGERARGVGRGVESFVFLWVGTGIGLGIVVGGQLYRGASGAAGEIAYLPVGPGDPHDPAYRRRGQLEESASAAAARKLARDHGLRSATPKSVFAAARRGEAAALAVVDDIAGRIALAIAAVVPVLDPELVVLGGGIAGNGGDLLREPIERELHRISPFRPHLAVSALGDEVVLHGAVATALAAAQESLFTRMPIAMTGGEAR; encoded by the coding sequence TTGTCAGGAAAGTTTCCTTACTCCGGTGAGGCAGCGCCCGAATTCGCGGCCGGGACGCCGAGCCTGCTGCGGGCGATCAACGAGCGCAGCCTGCTCGAGCTGATCCGCCGCGACGGGGCGATGTCGCGGGCCGAGGCGGCCCGCCGCAGCGGGCTCTCCAAGCCGACCGTCTCGCAGGCCCTCTCCGGCCTCGAGGACGCGGGGCTCGTGCACCAGTCGGGCCGCGCCCGCGGACCCAAGGGGCCGGGCGCCGTCGTCTACAGCCTGAATCCCGAGTCCGGCTGGGTGGTCGGGATCGACGTCGGCAGCCACTGGGTGCGGGCGGCGCTCGCCGACATCACCGGCACGGTGCGGGCCCGCCGCGACGAGCGCGCGCAGCGCAGCACCGCCGCCACCGTGGCCCAGATCAGCGCGCTCGCGCACGGCCTCGCCCGGGAGCGCGGGATCGACTGGACGCGCATCACCCACGCCACCGTCGGCCTCCCGGGCGTGCTCGATCCCTCCGCCACCCACCTCGCGCTCAGCCCCAACCTGCCCGGCGGCAAGCAGGGCCTGCTCGAGGCGATCGCGGCCGAGCTCGGCTCCAAGGTCACGTTCGACAACGACGTCAACCTGGCCGCCCTGGGCGAGCGGGCGCGCGGCGTCGGCCGCGGCGTCGAGAGCTTCGTGTTCCTCTGGGTCGGCACGGGGATCGGCCTGGGGATCGTGGTCGGCGGCCAGCTCTACCGGGGCGCATCGGGCGCCGCCGGCGAGATCGCCTACCTGCCGGTCGGCCCCGGCGACCCGCACGACCCCGCCTACCGCCGCCGCGGCCAGCTCGAGGAGTCCGCCTCGGCCGCCGCCGCCCGCAAGCTCGCCCGCGACCACGGCCTGCGCTCGGCGACGCCGAAGAGCGTCTTCGCGGCCGCCCGCCGCGGGGAGGCCGCGGCACTCGCCGTCGTCGATGACATCGCCGGCCGGATCGCGCTCGCGATCGCCGCCGTCGTCCCCGTGCTCGACCCCGAACTCGTCGTCCTCGGCGGCGGCATCGCCGGCAACGGCGGCGACCTGCTGCGGGAGCCGATCGAGCGCGAGCTGCACCGGATCTCGCCGTTTCGGCCGCACCTGGCCGTCTCGGCCCTCGGAGACGAGGTCGTCCTGCACGGCGCGGTCGCGACCGCGCTCGCCGCCGCACAGGAGTCGCTGTTCACTCGGATGCCCATCGCCATGACGGGAGGAGAGGCGAGATGA
- a CDS encoding DUF6328 family protein, producing the protein MADRDDPGEGPDPGESEDARQNRQLTELLNELRVALPGVQMMFGFLLAVPFSQRFTVLSDAQSALYYAAFLSAAAASVCFIAPTAFHRIVWQRGAKRRLLGVSNVLAIIGTVFLAVAITSVMLFITSFLYGSSLAAVVGALAVAAFVGLWYVLPIAVRLGAYR; encoded by the coding sequence GTGGCCGATCGCGACGACCCCGGCGAAGGGCCCGACCCCGGCGAGAGCGAGGACGCGCGCCAGAACCGGCAGCTCACCGAGCTCCTGAACGAGCTCCGCGTCGCCCTCCCGGGCGTGCAGATGATGTTCGGCTTCCTGCTGGCGGTCCCGTTCAGCCAGCGCTTCACCGTGCTCTCCGATGCACAAAGCGCGCTCTACTACGCCGCCTTCCTGTCAGCCGCGGCGGCGTCCGTCTGCTTCATCGCGCCCACCGCGTTCCATCGCATCGTCTGGCAGCGCGGAGCCAAGCGCCGGCTGCTCGGCGTCTCGAACGTCCTCGCCATCATCGGGACGGTGTTCCTGGCCGTCGCCATCACGTCGGTCATGCTCTTCATCACGAGCTTCCTCTACGGCTCGTCCCTGGCCGCGGTCGTCGGCGCCCTGGCCGTGGCGGCGTTCGTCGGGCTCTGGTACGTGCTGCCCATCGCGGTGCGGCTCGGCGCCTACCGCTGA
- a CDS encoding cation diffusion facilitator family transporter → MGESRITILYALAANVVLALAKLVAGLLSGSAALLAEAAHSIADTVDQLALLFSLRMGRRPPDDEHQFGHGMERFFWAFLAAVWIFLAGAVFSIGQGVLALRNPGSGGSPVVGLAVLAVALVAEGTSLVRAARQVRSGARRSRDPLGRYVRELRDPAPRIVLLEDGAAVIGIVLAAAGLIARELTGSEVFDAAASIAIGVLLIGVAIAIGSHARDLLLGESARPEVREAIEAAALRHPAVEAVPALLTMHIGPDDLLVAANIELRDELTVTDAERVADEIAADLREAEPSVHHVFLQPSPGRPA, encoded by the coding sequence ATGGGCGAGAGCCGCATCACCATCCTCTACGCGCTTGCCGCGAACGTCGTGCTCGCCCTCGCGAAGCTCGTCGCCGGGCTCCTCTCCGGCTCGGCCGCGCTGCTGGCCGAGGCGGCGCATTCGATCGCCGACACGGTCGACCAGCTCGCGCTGCTCTTCTCGCTGCGGATGGGCCGGCGGCCGCCGGACGACGAGCACCAGTTCGGGCACGGCATGGAGCGGTTCTTCTGGGCGTTTCTCGCCGCGGTGTGGATCTTCCTCGCCGGCGCGGTCTTCTCCATCGGCCAGGGCGTGCTCGCGCTGCGCAACCCCGGGTCGGGCGGCAGCCCGGTCGTCGGCCTCGCCGTCCTCGCCGTGGCCCTGGTCGCGGAGGGCACATCGCTCGTCCGCGCCGCCCGGCAGGTGCGCAGCGGCGCCCGCCGTTCCCGCGACCCGCTCGGCCGGTACGTGCGCGAGCTGCGCGATCCGGCGCCGCGGATCGTGCTGCTCGAGGACGGCGCAGCCGTCATCGGCATCGTGCTCGCCGCCGCCGGCCTGATCGCCCGGGAGCTGACCGGCAGCGAGGTCTTCGATGCGGCCGCCTCGATCGCGATCGGCGTGCTCCTGATCGGTGTCGCGATCGCCATTGGCTCGCATGCCCGGGACCTTCTCCTCGGCGAGTCGGCCCGGCCGGAGGTGCGGGAGGCGATCGAGGCGGCCGCCCTCCGCCATCCCGCGGTCGAGGCCGTCCCGGCGCTGCTGACGATGCACATCGGTCCGGACGACCTGCTGGTCGCCGCCAACATCGAGCTGCGCGACGAATTGACGGTCACCGACGCCGAGCGGGTCGCCGACGAGATCGCGGCCGACCTGCGTGAGGCCGAGCCGAGCGTGCACCACGTCTTCCTGCAGCCGTCGCCCGGACGGCCCGCCTGA
- a CDS encoding phage holin family protein codes for MTTEENNQRSMRELIDKLSTDARELVRAEVSLARAELEEKARRLAAGGALVAAGAVLGLVALGALTATAIIALSNVVSTWLAALIVTVVAVVLAGILLLVGTKLLRRGVPPAPTASVDQMKEDVSWVKARARSGAT; via the coding sequence ATGACCACTGAAGAGAACAACCAGCGCTCGATGCGGGAGCTGATCGACAAGCTCTCGACAGACGCGCGCGAGCTCGTCCGTGCCGAGGTGAGCCTGGCCCGGGCCGAGCTGGAGGAGAAGGCCAGGCGCCTGGCTGCCGGAGGCGCCCTGGTGGCCGCCGGGGCCGTCCTCGGGCTGGTTGCGCTCGGCGCGCTCACCGCGACGGCGATCATCGCGCTTTCCAACGTCGTCTCGACGTGGCTGGCCGCGCTCATCGTCACCGTCGTCGCCGTCGTGCTCGCGGGCATCCTGCTCCTCGTCGGCACCAAGCTGCTGCGGCGGGGCGTGCCGCCCGCGCCCACGGCGTCGGTCGACCAGATGAAGGAGGACGTGTCATGGGTGAAAGCCCGAGCGCGCTCCGGCGCGACGTAG
- a CDS encoding DUF3618 domain-containing protein, protein MGESPSALRRDVDEARDELGETVEELAYRVTAPKRLAARLKAEAASPTGAAVAVGVATALALVVVWRRA, encoded by the coding sequence ATGGGTGAAAGCCCGAGCGCGCTCCGGCGCGACGTAGACGAGGCCCGCGACGAGCTCGGCGAGACCGTCGAGGAGCTGGCCTACCGGGTGACCGCGCCGAAGCGGCTGGCCGCACGGCTGAAGGCCGAGGCAGCATCGCCGACCGGCGCTGCCGTTGCGGTGGGCGTCGCGACGGCGCTCGCCCTGGTCGTGGTCTGGCGCCGGGCCTGA
- a CDS encoding UdgX family uracil-DNA binding protein (This protein belongs to the uracil DNA glycosylase superfamily, members of which act in excision repair of DNA. However, it belongs more specifically to UdgX branch, whose founding member was found to bind uracil in DNA (where it does not belong), without cleaving it, appears to promote DNA repair by a pathway involving RecA, rather than base excision.), with the protein MPAARPEGAERYVPQRRSLGRMREAVQACRGCELWRDATQAVFGEGPAHAELVLVGEQPGDQEDRQGHPFVGPAGRLLDRGLESAGIESAAVYRTNAVKHFKWEPRGRRRIHKSPSRWEVAACGPWLAAELDALTPEVLVLLGATAAQAVFGAGFRVTRERGRPLPGPAGATAVATVHPSAVLRARDEDREQEMAYFVADLRAAAALLG; encoded by the coding sequence GTGCCGGCGGCCCGCCCCGAGGGCGCGGAGCGTTACGTGCCGCAGCGCCGCAGCCTCGGCCGTATGCGCGAGGCGGTGCAGGCGTGCCGCGGCTGCGAGCTCTGGCGCGATGCCACCCAGGCGGTCTTCGGCGAGGGCCCGGCCCATGCCGAACTCGTCTTGGTCGGCGAGCAGCCCGGCGACCAGGAGGACCGTCAGGGCCACCCGTTCGTCGGTCCCGCCGGACGGCTGCTCGACCGGGGTCTCGAGTCGGCCGGCATCGAATCGGCGGCGGTCTACCGCACGAACGCCGTGAAGCACTTCAAGTGGGAGCCGCGCGGCAGGCGCCGGATCCACAAGTCGCCGTCGCGCTGGGAGGTGGCCGCCTGCGGCCCCTGGCTCGCGGCCGAGCTCGACGCGCTCACGCCGGAGGTGCTCGTGCTGCTCGGCGCCACCGCCGCGCAGGCCGTCTTCGGCGCCGGCTTTCGCGTCACGCGCGAGCGCGGCCGCCCGCTCCCCGGCCCGGCGGGCGCGACCGCCGTCGCCACCGTCCACCCGTCGGCCGTGCTGCGCGCCCGGGATGAGGACCGCGAGCAGGAGATGGCGTACTTCGTCGCCGACCTGCGGGCCGCGGCGGCGCTGCTCGGCTAG